The DNA sequence GTTTAAACCAATCGGGGGCTATCTGCTGTAGAGCCCCATCAGTTTACCTCTAGCAAGAATGTGGCCTTCCATGGCGGTTTCAAGGTCCAGCTTGGTGCATTTGGCATCTAAATCAAGCATCACATTTAACGCGTAGGCAGTAAAGAAGTAGCGGTGTGGTTTCCCACGGGGTGGGCAGGGTCCAGTGTAGCAGTTTTCGCCGTCGCTGTTTAATCCCTCTGTGCCTGGAATCGTGTCCTCGCCGATTTCGGTTGCACTCGGCGGTATGTTCCAGACTACCCAATGGTCGAAGGTGCCGCTTGGCGCGTCGGGGTCATCGAGCACTAGCGCGAGGCTTTTGGCTTCCTGGGGGATGCCGCTGATGGAGAGGGGCGGGTTTGGTCCTTCACAGCTGTATTTGGCGGGGATTCGCTGGTTTGCCTCGAAGGCTGAACTGGTTACTTTTAGCTCTTTCATAAATTATCCCAAGAGGGGTATTGCTGTTTGTGGAATAAAAAGTTGATGAACAAGATGCTGCCACAACGAATCCAAGCTTATTTGTGATTGTTTAGTCCCCGCTCTTGACTTTGCCCTTTATGCACATCCATGCGGTGCTGCCTTAGCTCTTCAGGGTTTGAGAACTCTTGTTTGCATATGGGACACCTGTAAGTTTCATACATGCTGTTGCGCCTCTTTGCCAAGCCAAAGGCATAGGTAGGCATAAATAAATTTGTGACTGCCAATAAACAACAAAAAACCTTTAAATAATCAGGGCTGCTGGTCGGTCCATTTTTCAACGATTAGTTTCCCGTCTTTGGGTCTGAAATGGACTTTAACTGGCATTGAGCCTTCGCATTTAAGTGGAAACATGCTGTCGTCGACGACTCTGACGGGTAAGTAGAGCATGTAGCGGTCGTCTTTTCGCCTAAAGATTGTTCCTTTCCCCTCGTTCCCCATCGGCATCACAAGCGAGTAAACGATGTCATGTTATTGCATTTAAATTTGTCTGTTAACGGACGAAACAAGAAAAAATTAGGGAGGTAACGGTGATGCATCATAGGTGACTGGTGGTTGCGTTTGATTAAAAAGCGGCACTGTCTGGTTGAAGCAACTGTTCAGCCTTGCCAACTGTTCTTCAGCTAAGACATCTTGGTTTTCAACTACCTGCACGGCTACGCTTACTGCAAAGCTAACGACGAAGCATGATAGCATCACCGTAGAAGTAATCAACAGCAATGAACCGACCCCTGCCTGCATATTTTACCCCGCTTTTCTAAACATCATCCTCCACAAGCCGAACACATTGGTTAGGAATATGTTTTCAATATGTTTAAGTGTAGAACAGTTAAACGCATGTACACAATTCTTGCTATCTACCCCTCAATTGGGCATCATTAAACCGCAAAAATAGCATATTTAAAATAAAAAATGGAGTCTAAGCGTTGAACGCTTAGATTTCAGCTTTCCGTATCAA is a window from the Candidatus Bathyarchaeota archaeon genome containing:
- a CDS encoding YbhB/YbcL family Raf kinase inhibitor-like protein; translation: MKELKVTSSAFEANQRIPAKYSCEGPNPPLSISGIPQEAKSLALVLDDPDAPSGTFDHWVVWNIPPSATEIGEDTIPGTEGLNSDGENCYTGPCPPRGKPHRYFFTAYALNVMLDLDAKCTKLDLETAMEGHILARGKLMGLYSR